In the Elioraea tepida genome, one interval contains:
- a CDS encoding GatB/YqeY domain-containing protein: protein MGLREEFTEALKASMKAGDTATTSTIRMIIAKLKELDIARRDLTQADAPREADEASIQAMLRGMIKSRRESVALYRQGGREDLAAKEEAEIAVIARFLPPELDEAGIRAAIADAIAETGAAGLKDMGKVMGALKARHGAALDLAKAGPLVKAALAG from the coding sequence ATGGGCCTGCGCGAAGAGTTCACCGAGGCGTTGAAGGCCTCGATGAAGGCGGGGGACACCGCGACGACCTCGACGATCCGCATGATCATTGCCAAGCTCAAGGAGCTCGACATCGCACGCCGCGACCTCACCCAGGCCGACGCCCCGCGCGAGGCAGACGAGGCGTCGATCCAGGCGATGCTGCGCGGGATGATCAAGAGCCGGCGCGAGAGTGTTGCGCTCTACCGCCAGGGCGGGCGCGAGGACCTCGCGGCGAAGGAGGAGGCGGAGATCGCCGTGATCGCGCGCTTCCTGCCGCCCGAGCTGGACGAGGCGGGGATCCGCGCGGCGATCGCCGACGCCATCGCCGAGACCGGTGCTGCGGGGCTGAAGGACATGGGCAAGGTGATGGGGGCGCTGAAGGCGCGCCATGGCGCCGCGCTTGACCTCGCCAAGGCCGGGCCTCTCGTGAAGGCGGCGCTCGCGGGCTGA
- the greA gene encoding transcription elongation factor GreA, which translates to MQKFPMTAEGLARLEEELRQLKTVERPAIIRAIAEARSHGDLSENAEYHAARERQSFIEGRVAELESIIAAAEVIDISKLSGNQVAFGAKVTLVDEDTEEERTYQIVGAHEADIKKGLLSISSPVARAILGKKKGDVVEVPAPGGPKQYEITQVAFG; encoded by the coding sequence GTGCAGAAGTTTCCTATGACCGCAGAGGGCCTCGCGAGGCTTGAGGAGGAGCTTCGCCAGCTCAAGACCGTCGAGCGTCCTGCCATCATCCGTGCCATCGCCGAGGCGCGATCGCATGGCGACCTCTCCGAGAACGCCGAATATCACGCCGCGCGCGAGCGCCAGTCCTTCATCGAGGGGCGCGTGGCCGAGCTCGAGAGCATCATCGCCGCAGCCGAGGTGATCGACATCTCCAAGCTCTCGGGCAACCAGGTGGCCTTCGGCGCGAAGGTGACGCTGGTCGACGAGGACACCGAGGAGGAGCGCACCTACCAGATCGTCGGCGCGCACGAGGCCGACATCAAGAAAGGCCTGCTCTCGATTTCGAGCCCCGTTGCCCGCGCGATCCTCGGCAAGAAGAAGGGCGACGTGGTCGAGGTGCCCGCCCCGGGCGGCCCGAAGCAGTACGAGATCACCCAGGTCGCCTTCGGCTGA
- the dnaG gene encoding DNA primase: protein MAIPESFLDELRARLPLAAVVGRRVQLRRVGRDLKGLCPFHAEKTPSFHVREDKGFYHCFGCGAHGDVIRFVMTTENLGFLEAVERLAREAGLSMPKPTPEAAAAAAREARLLEVAEAAARHFAERLWRREGEAALAYLRGRGLADETIRAFGLGWSGQGRGAVAQALKAEGVTVDQLVAVGLMKRDDPSRPAVDLFFNRVMFPIHDRRGRVIGFGGRVLGDGQPKYLNGPETALFSKRRTLYGLSHARAAVAAGAELVVVEGYLDVIALHQAGFGGAVAPLGTALTEDHLAELWRLSSAPILCFDGDAAGARAALKACELALPRIGPGRTLRLATLPPGEDPDSLVRRGRAHLEAVLGAARGMADALFVAVCGTPAPTPEGRAAQRRRLEDLAGTIRDATLREEYRRHFRDRWFAASRRGVTERARALRPLPRPKLVPERASAARERDVLALVLSHPSLLPEAEEALAGLAFRSAPCERLRAALVAEAEAAFGLDSAGLIDHLRRMDLRDALDAVLGTRLSALPACTLPGAAPGEARAAFFQALAALAPERLADEIAEARARLAEEFTEANERRLIALVQAQAAANGAGELEEGGSPLP from the coding sequence GTGGCGATCCCCGAGAGCTTCCTCGACGAGCTTCGGGCGCGCCTGCCGCTCGCCGCCGTGGTCGGGCGGCGGGTGCAGCTCCGCCGGGTCGGGCGCGACCTCAAGGGGCTCTGCCCCTTCCACGCCGAGAAGACCCCCTCCTTCCACGTGCGGGAGGACAAGGGGTTCTACCACTGCTTCGGCTGCGGCGCGCATGGCGACGTGATCCGCTTCGTCATGACCACCGAGAACCTCGGCTTCCTCGAGGCGGTGGAGAGGCTTGCCCGCGAAGCCGGGCTCTCCATGCCGAAGCCCACGCCCGAGGCGGCAGCCGCCGCAGCGCGCGAGGCGCGGCTTCTCGAGGTGGCCGAGGCCGCGGCGCGACACTTCGCCGAGCGTCTGTGGCGTCGCGAGGGAGAGGCGGCGCTCGCCTATCTCCGCGGCCGCGGCCTTGCCGACGAGACGATCCGCGCCTTCGGCCTCGGCTGGTCGGGCCAGGGGAGGGGGGCGGTCGCCCAGGCGCTCAAGGCCGAGGGGGTGACGGTCGACCAGCTCGTCGCTGTGGGGCTGATGAAGCGGGACGATCCGTCCCGGCCCGCCGTCGACCTCTTCTTCAATCGGGTGATGTTCCCGATCCATGACCGGCGGGGGAGGGTGATCGGCTTCGGCGGGCGCGTGCTCGGCGACGGCCAGCCCAAGTATCTGAACGGGCCGGAGACCGCGCTCTTCTCGAAGCGCCGCACGCTCTACGGGCTCTCTCACGCCCGGGCGGCGGTCGCGGCCGGGGCGGAGCTCGTCGTGGTCGAGGGCTATCTCGACGTGATCGCCCTGCACCAGGCCGGGTTCGGCGGCGCGGTCGCTCCCCTCGGCACGGCGCTGACGGAGGACCATCTCGCCGAGCTCTGGCGGCTCTCCTCGGCGCCGATCCTCTGCTTCGACGGCGACGCGGCCGGAGCGCGCGCCGCGCTGAAGGCCTGCGAACTCGCCCTGCCGAGGATCGGGCCCGGCCGGACGCTCCGGCTTGCGACCCTTCCTCCGGGCGAGGACCCAGACAGCCTCGTCCGTCGCGGGCGGGCGCATCTCGAGGCGGTTCTCGGCGCGGCGCGGGGGATGGCCGATGCCCTGTTCGTGGCGGTGTGCGGCACGCCCGCGCCCACGCCCGAGGGCCGTGCCGCCCAGAGGCGACGGCTCGAGGACCTCGCCGGCACGATCCGCGACGCCACGCTGCGCGAGGAGTACCGCCGCCACTTCCGCGACCGCTGGTTCGCCGCGAGCCGTCGCGGCGTCACGGAGCGCGCGCGCGCCCTCCGCCCGCTGCCTCGGCCGAAGCTCGTGCCCGAGCGCGCGAGCGCGGCGCGCGAGCGGGACGTGCTCGCGCTCGTGCTCAGCCACCCCTCGCTTCTGCCGGAGGCGGAGGAGGCGCTGGCCGGCCTCGCCTTCCGGAGCGCGCCCTGCGAGCGGCTCAGGGCAGCCCTGGTGGCCGAGGCGGAGGCGGCGTTCGGCCTTGACTCGGCAGGACTGATCGACCACCTGCGGCGGATGGACCTGCGCGATGCGCTCGACGCCGTGCTGGGAACGCGCCTCTCCGCCCTTCCCGCCTGCACCTTGCCCGGCGCCGCTCCGGGCGAGGCCAGGGCAGCGTTCTTCCAGGCGCTCGCCGCGCTCGCGCCGGAGCGGCTTGCCGACGAGATCGCCGAAGCGCGGGCGCGACTCGCCGAGGAGTTCACCGAGGCCAACGAGCGCCGGCTGATCGCGCTCGTCCAGGCGCAGGCGGCGGCCAACGGCGCCGGCGAGCTCGAGGAGGGCGGCTCGCCGCTCCCATAG
- a CDS encoding SDR family NAD(P)-dependent oxidoreductase: protein MTGAELGLFDLTGRTALVTGGNGGIGLGMAKGLAAAGAKVMISGRNEAKNASALAALGPRAAAMAADVTVPAEVEAMVQATLDRFGGLDILVINAGINIRKAAHEASFEEWRAVLAANLDSAFLTAKAAYPALKASGRGKVIATGSMTTLFGAPFAPAYSASKGGIVQLVRSLAAAWAPDNIQCNAILPGWIDTDLTRAARAQVPGLNERVLARTPAGRWGAPEDFAGIAIFLASSASDFITGAAIPVDGGYSSTI from the coding sequence ATGACGGGAGCGGAGTTGGGACTTTTCGACCTCACCGGGCGCACCGCGCTCGTCACGGGCGGCAATGGCGGCATCGGGCTTGGCATGGCGAAGGGGCTCGCCGCGGCCGGAGCGAAGGTGATGATCTCGGGCCGGAACGAGGCGAAGAACGCCTCCGCCCTGGCCGCGCTCGGGCCACGCGCGGCTGCGATGGCGGCGGACGTGACCGTCCCGGCAGAGGTCGAGGCGATGGTGCAAGCCACGCTCGACCGTTTCGGCGGGCTCGACATCCTCGTCATCAATGCCGGGATCAACATCCGAAAAGCCGCCCACGAGGCCTCGTTCGAGGAGTGGCGCGCGGTGCTTGCGGCCAATCTCGACAGCGCCTTCCTCACCGCCAAGGCTGCCTATCCGGCGCTGAAGGCCTCCGGACGCGGCAAGGTGATCGCCACCGGCTCGATGACGACGCTGTTCGGCGCCCCCTTCGCGCCCGCCTACAGCGCCTCGAAGGGCGGCATCGTCCAGCTCGTCCGCTCGCTCGCCGCCGCGTGGGCCCCCGACAACATCCAGTGCAACGCCATCCTGCCCGGCTGGATCGACACCGATCTGACGCGCGCCGCCCGCGCCCAGGTTCCCGGCCTGAACGAGCGCGTGCTCGCCCGCACCCCGGCTGGCCGCTGGGGCGCGCCGGAGGACTTCGCCGGCATCGCCATCTTCCTCGCCTCCTCTGCCTCCGACTTCATCACCGGTGCGGCGATCCCGGTCGATGGCGGCTACTCCTCGACCATCTGA
- a CDS encoding threonine ammonia-lyase, which translates to MGVTAADIAAATSRLAGRIVRTPLVPALALSARLGAEVHLKLETLHRTGSFKERGALNRLLALSEEERARGVVTMSAGNHAQAVAYHAARLGIAATVVMPRFTPNAKVARTAAHGATVVLEGETLGEAAAHALALAAREGRTVIHPYDDDLVIAGQGTTGAEMLADEPALEMLAIPVGGGGLIAGCAVAAHAQNPAVQVIGVEVEGWTAAAQRLRGEPVQTGGATIAEGIAVNDVGERPFAIIREHVVEVLVVPEAAIEAAIVLLAEEAKLVAEGAGAAGVAALLAHPDRFAGRRVGTILCGGNVDVRLLANVLLRGLARDGRMLRLALDIADRPGVLAEVAGRIAAAGGNIIEVTHQRLFAAPSVKAAEVDLVVEARDRAHGEAILAALEGAAFHVKRLPSGV; encoded by the coding sequence ATGGGGGTGACGGCCGCAGACATCGCGGCCGCCACCTCGCGACTCGCCGGCCGAATCGTTCGCACGCCGCTCGTCCCGGCCCTCGCCCTGTCGGCCCGCCTCGGCGCGGAGGTCCATCTCAAGCTCGAGACGCTGCACCGCACCGGCAGCTTCAAGGAACGCGGCGCTCTCAACCGCCTGCTTGCCCTCTCCGAGGAGGAGCGGGCGCGGGGCGTCGTCACCATGTCGGCCGGAAACCATGCCCAGGCGGTGGCCTATCACGCCGCACGCCTCGGCATCGCGGCGACGGTGGTGATGCCGCGCTTCACCCCGAACGCGAAAGTGGCGCGCACGGCAGCGCATGGCGCCACGGTTGTGCTCGAAGGCGAGACGCTCGGCGAGGCGGCAGCGCATGCCCTCGCCCTCGCCGCGCGCGAGGGGCGGACCGTGATCCACCCCTATGACGACGATCTCGTGATCGCCGGCCAGGGCACGACGGGGGCCGAGATGCTCGCGGACGAGCCCGCGCTCGAGATGCTCGCCATTCCCGTGGGCGGCGGGGGGCTGATCGCCGGCTGCGCGGTCGCGGCGCATGCGCAGAACCCCGCGGTCCAGGTGATCGGCGTCGAGGTCGAGGGCTGGACCGCGGCCGCGCAGCGTCTGCGCGGCGAGCCGGTTCAGACGGGCGGCGCGACAATCGCCGAGGGGATCGCGGTGAACGACGTCGGCGAGCGGCCCTTCGCGATCATCCGCGAGCACGTGGTGGAGGTTCTGGTCGTCCCGGAGGCGGCGATCGAGGCGGCGATCGTTCTGCTCGCTGAGGAGGCGAAGCTGGTGGCGGAGGGAGCGGGGGCGGCGGGGGTCGCGGCGCTGCTTGCCCATCCCGATCGTTTCGCCGGCCGGCGCGTCGGCACCATCCTCTGCGGCGGCAATGTCGATGTGCGCCTGCTCGCGAATGTGCTGCTGCGCGGGCTTGCGCGCGACGGGCGCATGCTGAGGCTCGCCCTCGACATCGCCGACCGGCCCGGGGTGCTCGCCGAGGTGGCGGGTCGGATCGCGGCGGCGGGAGGCAACATCATCGAGGTGACGCACCAGCGCCTGTTCGCTGCGCCGTCGGTCAAGGCGGCGGAAGTCGACCTCGTGGTCGAGGCGCGCGACCGCGCCCATGGCGAGGCGATCCTCGCGGCCCTCGAAGGTGCTGCGTTCCACGTCAAGCGCCTGCCCTCCGGAGTATAG
- the carB gene encoding carbamoyl-phosphate synthase large subunit, whose amino-acid sequence MPKRTDISSILIIGAGPIVIGQACEFDYSGAQACKALKAEGYRVILVNSNPATIMTDPGLADATYVEPITPEMVERIIARERPDALLPTMGGQTALNTAIRLAEAGVLDRYGVELIGARREAIEKAEDRQKFRDAMAAIGIASPRSAIAHSLAEAREALALVGLPAVIRPSFTLGGTGGGIAYNREEFDEIVSAGLQASPTSEVLVEESVLGWKEFEMEVVRDRADNCIIVCSIENLDPMGVHTGDSVTVAPALTLTDKEYQRMRDAAIACLRAIGVDTGGSNVQFAINPADGRMVIIEMNPRVSRSSALASKATGFPIAKVAAKLAVGYTLDELANDITKVTPASFEPTIDYVVVKMPRFTFEKFPGTPPVLTTSMKSVGEAMAIGRTFAEALQKGLRSLETGLSGLDEVEELAGAGKGAVLAALSTPKPDRILVAAQAFREGLTVEEIHEACRFDPWFLREIEAIVQAEDMVRAAGLPRDAAGLARLKAMGFSDRRLATLARMREAEVASLRARLGVRPVYKRIDTCAAEFASLTPYMYSTYEGGGFGAAECEAAPTDRRKVVILGGGPNRIGQGIEFDYCCVHAAYALKEAGFETIMVNCNPETVSTDYDTADRLYFEPLTAEDVIALIRREQESGEVVGAIVQYGGQTPLRLSQALAAAGIPLLGTSADAIDIAEDRERFQNLLRRLGLHQPENGTARSAEEAEAVADRIGYPVVIRPSYVLGGRAMEIVHDRAQLHRYMREAVRVSGDNPVLIDRYLNDAIEVDVDCIADGETVYVAGVMEHIEEAGIHSGDSACSLPPYSLAPALVAELRAETEALAKALKVVGLMNVQYAIKDGTIHVLEVNPRASRTVPFVAKATGVPVAKIGARVMAGARLSEFRLDDEAVSRHVAVKESVFPFARFPNVDVLLGPEMKSTGEVMGIDASFERAFAKSQLGAGVRLPVGGTAFISVRDGDKPAAVSLARRLAEMGFAVTATRGTAAAIREAGLPVTVVNKVLEGRPHCVDAIRSGAIQLVINTSSGGQSIADSFDIRRSALTHNIPHYTTLAGARAAVHAIAALRAGTLEVAPLQSYFRGSF is encoded by the coding sequence ATGCCGAAGCGAACCGACATCTCCTCGATCCTGATCATCGGCGCCGGCCCGATCGTGATCGGCCAGGCCTGCGAGTTCGACTACTCGGGCGCCCAGGCCTGCAAGGCGCTGAAGGCCGAGGGTTATCGCGTGATCCTCGTCAACTCCAACCCGGCGACGATCATGACCGACCCTGGGCTCGCGGATGCGACCTATGTCGAGCCGATCACGCCGGAGATGGTCGAGCGGATCATCGCCCGCGAGCGGCCCGACGCGCTCCTGCCCACCATGGGAGGCCAGACCGCGCTCAACACTGCGATTCGTCTCGCCGAGGCAGGCGTGCTCGACCGTTACGGGGTGGAGCTGATCGGGGCGCGGCGGGAGGCGATCGAGAAGGCGGAGGACCGCCAGAAGTTCCGCGACGCGATGGCAGCGATCGGAATCGCGAGCCCCCGAAGCGCGATCGCGCACTCGCTCGCCGAGGCGCGCGAGGCGCTCGCCCTCGTCGGGCTTCCCGCCGTCATCCGCCCCTCCTTCACCTTGGGCGGCACAGGCGGTGGCATCGCCTACAACCGCGAGGAGTTCGACGAGATCGTCTCGGCCGGGCTCCAGGCCTCCCCCACCAGCGAGGTGCTGGTCGAGGAGAGCGTGCTGGGGTGGAAGGAGTTCGAGATGGAGGTCGTGCGCGACCGCGCCGACAACTGCATCATCGTCTGCTCGATCGAGAACCTCGACCCGATGGGCGTCCACACCGGCGACAGCGTGACGGTCGCGCCGGCGCTGACGCTGACCGACAAGGAATACCAGCGGATGCGGGACGCGGCGATCGCCTGCCTGCGCGCGATCGGCGTCGACACGGGGGGATCGAACGTACAGTTCGCCATCAACCCGGCCGACGGGAGGATGGTGATCATCGAGATGAACCCGCGCGTCTCCCGCTCCTCGGCGCTCGCCTCGAAGGCGACCGGGTTCCCGATCGCCAAGGTCGCCGCCAAGCTCGCCGTCGGCTACACGCTCGACGAGCTCGCCAACGACATCACGAAAGTCACGCCCGCCTCCTTCGAACCGACGATCGACTACGTCGTCGTCAAGATGCCGCGCTTCACCTTCGAGAAGTTCCCCGGCACCCCGCCCGTTCTCACCACCTCGATGAAATCGGTCGGCGAGGCGATGGCGATCGGCCGAACCTTCGCCGAAGCGCTGCAGAAGGGCCTGCGCAGCCTCGAGACGGGGCTTTCGGGGCTCGACGAGGTCGAGGAGCTCGCGGGCGCCGGCAAGGGGGCCGTTCTCGCCGCCCTGTCGACACCGAAACCGGATCGGATCCTGGTCGCCGCCCAAGCCTTCCGCGAGGGGCTGACGGTGGAGGAGATCCACGAGGCCTGCCGGTTCGACCCGTGGTTCCTGCGCGAGATCGAGGCGATCGTCCAGGCCGAGGATATGGTTCGCGCCGCCGGCCTGCCGCGCGACGCGGCGGGGCTTGCGCGGCTCAAGGCGATGGGCTTCTCCGACCGGCGGCTTGCCACGCTCGCACGGATGCGGGAGGCGGAGGTCGCGTCCCTTCGGGCCCGGCTCGGCGTGCGGCCCGTCTACAAGCGGATCGACACCTGCGCGGCCGAGTTCGCCTCTCTCACGCCCTACATGTACTCGACCTACGAGGGCGGCGGCTTCGGCGCGGCGGAGTGCGAGGCCGCCCCGACCGACCGCCGGAAGGTGGTGATCCTCGGCGGCGGCCCGAACCGGATCGGCCAGGGGATCGAGTTCGACTACTGCTGCGTGCACGCGGCCTATGCGCTCAAGGAGGCGGGGTTCGAGACCATCATGGTCAATTGCAACCCCGAAACCGTCTCGACCGACTACGACACCGCCGACCGGCTCTATTTCGAGCCGCTGACGGCCGAGGACGTGATCGCGCTGATCCGCCGCGAACAGGAGTCGGGCGAGGTGGTGGGCGCGATCGTCCAGTACGGCGGGCAGACACCGCTGAGGCTCTCCCAGGCCCTCGCCGCGGCGGGGATTCCGCTCCTCGGCACCTCGGCGGATGCGATCGACATCGCCGAGGACCGCGAGCGGTTCCAGAACCTGCTCCGCCGCCTCGGCCTGCACCAGCCCGAGAACGGGACCGCGCGCTCGGCCGAAGAAGCGGAAGCCGTGGCTGACCGGATCGGCTATCCGGTCGTGATCCGCCCGTCTTACGTGCTCGGCGGCCGGGCGATGGAGATCGTGCACGACCGCGCGCAGCTGCACCGCTATATGCGCGAGGCGGTGCGCGTCTCCGGCGACAACCCGGTTCTGATCGACCGCTACCTCAACGACGCGATCGAGGTCGATGTCGACTGCATCGCCGACGGCGAGACCGTCTATGTCGCGGGCGTGATGGAGCACATCGAGGAGGCGGGCATCCATTCCGGGGACAGCGCCTGCTCGCTTCCCCCCTACTCGCTTGCCCCCGCACTTGTGGCCGAGCTTCGCGCTGAGACCGAGGCGCTCGCTAAGGCGCTGAAGGTGGTCGGGCTGATGAACGTGCAGTATGCGATCAAGGACGGAACGATCCATGTGCTCGAGGTCAATCCGCGCGCCTCGCGCACCGTTCCGTTCGTGGCCAAGGCGACGGGCGTGCCGGTGGCGAAGATCGGAGCCCGCGTGATGGCCGGGGCGCGCCTGTCCGAGTTCCGGCTCGATGACGAGGCGGTGAGCCGCCACGTGGCCGTGAAGGAGAGCGTGTTCCCCTTCGCGCGGTTCCCCAATGTCGATGTTCTGCTCGGCCCCGAAATGAAATCGACGGGCGAGGTGATGGGGATCGACGCCTCGTTCGAGCGCGCCTTCGCCAAAAGCCAGCTCGGCGCCGGCGTGCGCCTGCCGGTCGGGGGGACGGCCTTCATCAGCGTGCGCGACGGCGACAAGCCGGCGGCGGTGTCGCTCGCGCGCCGGCTCGCGGAGATGGGATTCGCGGTGACGGCCACGCGCGGCACGGCGGCGGCGATCCGCGAAGCCGGGCTGCCGGTGACGGTGGTGAACAAGGTGTTGGAGGGCCGGCCGCACTGCGTCGATGCGATCCGGTCGGGAGCGATCCAGCTCGTGATCAACACCTCTTCTGGCGGGCAGAGCATCGCCGACAGTTTCGACATCCGCCGCTCCGCTCTCACCCATAACATCCCGCACTACACCACGCTCGCCGGCGCACGCGCCGCGGTGCACGCGATCGCCGCGCTTAGGGCGGGAACCCTTGAAGTGGCCCCCCTCCAGTCGTATTTTCGGGGTTCGTTCTAG
- the carA gene encoding glutamine-hydrolyzing carbamoyl-phosphate synthase small subunit has product MASVDEIIERLGGPERAAQLTAVGTEAIRKWRQAKAIPARHWPVILKETGLSLADMPGAAVPEPAEAEARPAGATAALVLADGTVLWGRGFGAHATTVGEVCFNTSITGYQEILTDPSYAGQIITFTFPHIGNVGTNPEDIETTTPAARGLVVRDDPTEPSNWRATRPLPAWLSSHGLPGIAGIDTRWLTRRIRDGGAPTGVLAHPADGRFDLPALVEQARAWPGLEGMDLAREVTTRQTYAWDETTWAWGAGYGRQTAPRHHVVAVDYGAKRNILRCLAAAGCRVTVVPATATAEEILRHQPDGVFLSNGPGDPAATGAYAVPAIRAVLDRRVPVFGICLGHQLLALALGAKTRKLARGHRGANHPVKDLTTGKVEITSQNHGFAVIPETLPEGVTVTHVSLFDGTNEGIAATDRPAFSVQYHPEASPGPTDSHYLFRRFVEMIERARAG; this is encoded by the coding sequence ATGGCGAGCGTCGACGAGATCATCGAGCGCCTTGGCGGGCCCGAGCGGGCGGCACAGCTCACCGCCGTGGGCACGGAAGCGATCCGAAAATGGCGCCAGGCGAAGGCGATCCCCGCCCGACACTGGCCCGTGATTCTGAAGGAGACGGGGCTCTCGCTCGCCGACATGCCCGGCGCCGCTGTGCCCGAGCCGGCCGAGGCGGAGGCGCGCCCCGCAGGTGCGACCGCCGCGCTGGTGCTCGCCGACGGGACGGTGCTCTGGGGCCGCGGTTTCGGCGCGCACGCCACCACCGTGGGTGAGGTGTGCTTCAACACCTCCATCACCGGCTACCAGGAGATCCTGACCGACCCTTCTTACGCCGGCCAGATCATCACCTTCACCTTCCCGCATATCGGCAATGTCGGCACCAATCCCGAGGACATCGAGACGACGACGCCGGCGGCGCGCGGCCTTGTGGTGCGCGACGACCCGACCGAGCCCTCGAACTGGCGCGCAACCCGCCCCCTTCCCGCCTGGCTTTCGAGCCATGGTCTTCCCGGGATCGCCGGGATCGACACGCGCTGGCTGACACGGCGAATCCGCGACGGCGGCGCGCCGACGGGCGTTCTCGCCCACCCGGCGGACGGCCGCTTCGACCTCCCGGCCCTGGTCGAGCAGGCGCGCGCTTGGCCTGGCCTTGAGGGGATGGACCTCGCGCGCGAGGTCACCACACGCCAGACCTACGCTTGGGACGAAACGACCTGGGCCTGGGGCGCTGGCTACGGCCGGCAGACAGCGCCGCGACACCACGTCGTCGCGGTGGACTATGGCGCCAAGCGCAACATCCTCCGCTGCCTCGCCGCTGCCGGCTGCCGCGTCACCGTGGTTCCCGCAACCGCCACCGCCGAGGAGATCCTCCGCCACCAGCCGGACGGCGTGTTCCTCTCGAACGGGCCGGGCGACCCGGCGGCGACCGGCGCGTATGCCGTTCCCGCGATCCGCGCCGTGCTCGACCGCCGCGTGCCCGTCTTCGGCATCTGCCTCGGCCACCAGCTTCTCGCGCTCGCGCTGGGTGCGAAAACGCGCAAGCTCGCGCGCGGCCATCGCGGCGCCAATCACCCGGTGAAGGACCTCACCACCGGCAAGGTCGAGATCACGAGCCAGAACCACGGCTTCGCCGTGATCCCGGAGACCCTCCCAGAGGGCGTGACCGTCACCCATGTGTCGCTGTTCGACGGCACCAACGAGGGCATCGCCGCGACCGACCGCCCGGCCTTCTCGGTGCAGTACCACCCCGAGGCGAGCCCGGGCCCGACCGACAGCCACTACCTGTTTCGACGCTTCGTCGAGATGATCGAGCGGGCCCGGGCGGGCTGA